One Glycine max cultivar Williams 82 chromosome 4, Glycine_max_v4.0, whole genome shotgun sequence DNA segment encodes these proteins:
- the LOC100807541 gene encoding uncharacterized protein, which translates to MDVRGISKFYDGKSKSFTSLVDAGSTPYIKDIAKSENAYTSRGRNLMAFNHTWEKSQSYLLRSNSGGISKKTTISSSRSTVALAFAINYESSSCCASEDSSLSSNPRSPPPLPPLHPPSTAPSSPMQHNFSSRRFFCLVDIQNCSTATTIKN; encoded by the coding sequence ATGGACGTGAGGGGCATCTCAAAGTTCTATGATGGCAAGTCCAAGTCATTCACGAGTCTGGTTGATGCTGGTTCTACCCCATATATCAAAGACATTGCAAAATCAGAGAATGCTTACACCAGCAGGGGTAGAAATTTGATGGCTTTCAATCACACATGGGAAAAGAGTCAAAGCTACCTTTTAAGAAGCAACAGTGGTGGCATTTCAAAGAAAACGACAATAAGCTCGAGCCGAAGTACCGTGGCTCTCGCTTTTGCAATCAACTATGAAAGCAGCAGTTGTTGTGCGAGCGAGGATTCATCTTTAAGCTCAAATCCGAGGTCACCTCCACCTCTTCCGCCACTCCATCCCCCAAGTACAGCTCCGTCCTCTCCTATGCAGCATAATTTCTCATCCCGGAGGTTCTTCTGCTTAGTTGATATTCAAAATTGTTCCACTGCTACAACaataaagaattaa